In Dioscorea cayenensis subsp. rotundata cultivar TDr96_F1 chromosome 9, TDr96_F1_v2_PseudoChromosome.rev07_lg8_w22 25.fasta, whole genome shotgun sequence, a genomic segment contains:
- the LOC120269295 gene encoding LOW QUALITY PROTEIN: alanine--glyoxylate aminotransferase 2 homolog 3, mitochondrial-like (The sequence of the model RefSeq protein was modified relative to this genomic sequence to represent the inferred CDS: deleted 1 base in 1 codon): protein MRRLLIGRLSSLHHRAFSKLAESEALSEKSSTIVPIMPPFDYSPPPYDGPPAAEIIRKRSEFLSPALFHFYKKPLNVVAGKMQYLFDENGRRYLDAFAGIATVCCGHCHPEIIDAIINQTKKLQHSTVVYLNHAIADFAEALASKMPGDLKVVFFTNSGTEANELAMLIARLYTGCQDIVSLRNAYHGNAAGTMGATAQSNYKFNVVQSGVHHALNPDQYRGVFGSDGEKYAKDVQEIIDFGTSGHVAGFISEAIQGVGGILELAPGYLPAVYKIIKKAGGLCIADEVQSGFARTGSHFWGFEAHGVVPDIVTMAKGIGNGIPIGAIVTTPEIAQALTRRNYFNTFGGNPVCTAGAHAVLKVLEKEKLQENALIVGSYLKDRLKVLQEKHEIIGDVRGRGLMLGVELVTDRKLKTPAIVEILHAMEEMKEIGVLVGKGGFYGNVFRITPPLCFTKDDADFLVDAMDLAMSKL from the exons ATGCGTAGGCTTCTCATCGGACGGCTCTCATCGCTCCATCACAGGGCTTTCTCTAAGCTCGCCGAGTCTGAGGCCCTTTCTGAGAAGAGTTCAACAATCGTTCCGATAATGCCCCCCTTCGATTACTCGCCGCCGCCGTACGATGGCCCGCCGGCGGCCGAGATCATCCGGAAACGATCCGAGTTTCTCAGCCCCGCCTTGTTCCACTTCTACAAGAAACCT TTGAATGTTGTGGCGGGGAAGATGCAGTACTTGTTTGATGAGAATGGTCGGCGTTACCTCGACGCATTCGCCGGCATTGCGACGGTTTGCTGTGGCCATTGCCACCCGGAAATCATCGACGCCATTATCAACCAGACGAAGAAGCTGCAGCACTCCACCGTTGTCTACTTGAACCATGCCATTGCCGATTTCGCCGAAGCTTTGGCTTCCAAGATGCCTGGTGACCTCAAG GTTGTGTTCTTCACGAATTCTGGCACGGAAGCGAATGAATTGGCGATGTTGATAGCAAGGCTTTATACAGGTTGCCAGGATATTGTATCGCTTAGAAATGCGTATCATGGTAATGCTGCCGGTACCATGGGTGCTACCGCTCAGTCAAACTATAAATTCAATGTTGTGCag AGTGGGGTGCACCATGCATTGAATCCAGACCAATACAGGGGTGTTTTTGGTTCAGATGGAGAGAAATATGCCAAGGATGTCCAAGAAATCATAGATTTTGGAACTTCTGGACATGTTGCTGGTTTTATCTCTGAAGCGATTCAA GGTGTGGGTGGGATTCTGGAATTAGCACCAGGTTACTTGCCTGCTGTctacaaaattataaagaaagcCGGAGGACTCTGTATAGCCGACGAAGTCCAATCAGGATTTGCACGCACGGGAAGCCATTTTTGGGGATTTGAAGCTCACGGTGTTGTG CCTGACATAGTGACAATGGCAAAG GGTATCGGAAATGGTATACCAATTGGTGCCATAGTTACAACTCCAGAAATAGCTCAAGCTTTGACACGTCGAAACTACTTCAATACATTTGGTGGCAATCCTGTGTGTACTGCTGGGGCACATGCTGTTCTTAAAGTGCTTGAGAAAGAAAAACTTCAAGAGAATGCTCTCATTGTTGGATCTTACTTGAAAGATCGTCTCAAAGTACTTCAGGAAAAGCATGAAA TCATCGGCGATGTGAGGGGAAGGGGTTTGATGCTTGGAGTTGAGCTAGTTACCGATCGCAAACTAAAAACTCCTGCCATAGTTGAAATTCTACATGCCATGGAAGAGATGAAAG AAATTGGTGTTCTGGTGGGGAAGGGTGGGTTCTATGGGAATGTGTTCAGAATTACTCCTCCTCTTTGCTTCACTAAGGATGATGCAG ATTTCTTGGTGGATGCAATGGACCTTGCCATGTCCAAGCTGTGA